The following proteins are encoded in a genomic region of Roseinatronobacter sp. S2:
- a CDS encoding alpha/beta fold hydrolase has protein sequence MTRILLIPGLVCDAHVWDATQHALDDLPISVADVTTQASIPDMAHDLLARHGGPLVVVGHSMGGRVAMEMARMAPERIRAMALLNTGMHPRKDGEQAKRQSMIDLAYAQGMDGLAQAWLPGMMAEGLTPDPAVMNGLTRMVCRMTPEIHERQMRALMDRPDASATIGAYTAPLLLMVGRQDQWSPIAQHEAIAQLCPQARLEIIEDAGHFAPVEQPAAVAGLLAGWVRSLKPLIQEATQ, from the coding sequence ATGACCCGCATTCTGCTGATACCGGGCCTTGTATGCGATGCCCATGTCTGGGACGCCACGCAACACGCACTGGATGATCTGCCCATATCGGTGGCCGATGTCACCACGCAGGCCAGCATTCCCGACATGGCACACGATCTTCTGGCCCGTCATGGCGGCCCGCTGGTTGTTGTCGGCCATTCCATGGGCGGGCGCGTTGCCATGGAAATGGCGCGCATGGCCCCCGAACGCATTCGCGCCATGGCGCTTTTGAACACCGGCATGCACCCCCGCAAGGATGGCGAGCAGGCAAAGCGCCAGTCCATGATCGATCTGGCCTATGCGCAAGGCATGGACGGGCTGGCCCAAGCATGGTTGCCCGGCATGATGGCCGAAGGGCTGACGCCTGATCCTGCCGTCATGAACGGGCTGACGCGCATGGTTTGCCGCATGACACCTGAAATTCACGAGCGCCAGATGCGCGCGCTTATGGACCGCCCCGATGCCAGCGCGACCATTGGTGCCTATACAGCGCCATTGCTGTTGATGGTCGGGCGTCAGGACCAATGGTCGCCCATCGCACAACACGAAGCGATTGCGCAGCTTTGCCCACAGGCACGGCTGGAAATCATCGAAGATGCCGGCCACTTCGCCCCTGTCGAGCAGCCCGCCGCCGTGGCCGGATTGCTGGCCGGATGGGTCCGCAGCCTGAAACCACTTATTCAAGAGGCAACCCAATGA